In Granulicella cerasi, the following proteins share a genomic window:
- a CDS encoding SDR family NAD(P)-dependent oxidoreductase, with protein MSEMKRSALGVAVVTGASSGLGKVYADRLAQRGYDLLLVARRGDRLKAIGAEIEAKHGVNVESFVADLSDAAGIEATAKRLAGDASITLLVNNAGTSNIEPVAEVSATTLTKMITLNVTSLTLLTQAVLPGFLARNAGTIINIGSVVSFAGYAMVPVYGGTKAYVMNFTQALKQQIAESAVRLQYVAPSGTVSEIWDVMGLPKEALGDMPLMDTDECVDAALAGLDAGEFITAPSVHHAELVKAFEETSMKLLMASQVSTSAQRYRVK; from the coding sequence ATGAGCGAGATGAAGCGTAGCGCGTTGGGTGTGGCGGTAGTGACGGGAGCGTCGTCGGGTTTGGGCAAGGTGTATGCGGATCGCCTGGCGCAGCGCGGATACGATCTGTTGCTGGTGGCGCGTCGTGGCGATCGCCTGAAGGCGATCGGAGCGGAGATTGAGGCGAAGCATGGCGTGAATGTGGAGTCGTTTGTCGCTGACCTTAGCGACGCTGCGGGGATCGAGGCAACGGCGAAGCGGCTTGCCGGTGATGCGTCGATCACGCTGCTGGTGAACAACGCGGGTACATCGAATATTGAGCCGGTAGCGGAGGTTTCGGCGACGACGCTGACGAAGATGATCACGCTGAATGTGACGTCGCTGACGCTGCTTACGCAGGCTGTGTTGCCTGGGTTCCTCGCGCGCAACGCGGGCACGATCATCAACATTGGCTCGGTTGTCAGCTTTGCGGGATATGCGATGGTGCCGGTGTACGGCGGCACGAAGGCGTACGTGATGAACTTCACGCAGGCGCTGAAGCAGCAGATTGCAGAAAGCGCGGTTCGCTTGCAATATGTGGCTCCATCGGGCACGGTTTCGGAGATCTGGGATGTGATGGGGCTGCCGAAGGAAGCGTTAGGCGACATGCCGCTGATGGACACGGACGAATGCGTGGACGCGGCGCTCGCGGGTTTGGATGCGGGCGAGTTCATTACCGCGCCGAGTGTGCACCACGCGGAGCTGGTGAAAGCATTCGAGGAAACCTCGATGAAGCTCCTGATGGCTTCGCAGGTGAGCACGTCGGCGCAGCGGTACCGCGTGAAGTAG
- a CDS encoding GxxExxY protein, with the protein MENERLNELAKTVLDAAFRVHSTFGPGMLESAYVACLLFELAKAGLAFRTEVPVPVVYEGVKLADVGFKIDILVENELVLEIKSVETVAPVHLAQLVSYLKLSDRRLGLLINFNVERLRDGIFRRVNKF; encoded by the coding sequence ATGGAGAACGAACGCCTCAATGAGCTAGCGAAGACTGTGCTGGATGCAGCCTTTCGTGTGCACTCGACCTTTGGCCCCGGGATGCTCGAGAGTGCCTATGTGGCGTGTCTTCTATTTGAGTTGGCGAAGGCTGGTCTTGCGTTCCGGACCGAAGTTCCGGTGCCCGTCGTGTATGAAGGCGTGAAGCTGGCAGATGTAGGATTCAAGATCGACATCCTTGTTGAAAACGAACTCGTGCTTGAGATCAAGTCTGTGGAGACTGTCGCGCCGGTGCATTTGGCGCAGCTCGTTTCCTATCTTAAGTTGTCGGATCGCCGGCTCGGACTGCTGATCAACTTCAACGTCGAGCGCTTGCGAGATGGGATATTCCGACGGGTAAATAAGTTCTAG
- the nadA gene encoding quinolinate synthase NadA: MPSVPETIHLIQIGEQAGAGSTCSAALDDNPWLHDADHSYGPGASIDDPLPSDAPRQGVLPAEYRQASREELDLRIRAAKAALGERLVILGHFYQRDEVVKYADFVGDSFQLAQATKKTPNAEAIVFCGVHFMAETADMLSGPNQAVILPNLAAGCSMADMADLDAVEDCWEELTALFASDPGTPHLDSGDVGSQKLQPVIPVTYMNSSAALKAFCGRHGGVVCTSSNARSVLEWAFARGQRVLFFPDQHLGRNTAKAMGISLDQMPLWKPEVDLGGNTEQALRDSKVILWHGFCSVHKRFSVEQIAMARQRHPGVRVIVHPECTLEVVEASDENGSTDYIRKAIEAAPAGSIFAIGTEINLVQRLANDHPDKTIFCLDSIVCPCSTMYRIHPSYLAWVLEAFERGEVLNRITVDEATTSDARIALERMLALAPGKPVSAA; encoded by the coding sequence GTGCCTTCAGTACCAGAAACGATCCACCTGATTCAGATTGGTGAACAGGCAGGAGCCGGCAGCACTTGTTCCGCAGCCCTCGACGACAACCCCTGGCTGCACGACGCCGACCACAGCTACGGTCCCGGCGCTTCTATCGACGATCCGCTCCCGTCGGATGCGCCCAGGCAAGGCGTTCTTCCCGCAGAGTATCGTCAGGCCTCGCGCGAAGAGCTCGACCTCCGCATCCGCGCCGCCAAGGCCGCGCTCGGCGAGCGTCTCGTCATCCTCGGCCATTTTTATCAGCGCGATGAAGTCGTGAAGTATGCCGACTTCGTGGGCGACAGCTTTCAGCTCGCGCAGGCCACCAAGAAGACGCCGAATGCCGAAGCCATCGTCTTCTGCGGCGTCCACTTCATGGCAGAAACCGCCGACATGCTCTCCGGGCCGAACCAGGCCGTCATCCTGCCGAACCTCGCCGCAGGCTGCTCGATGGCCGACATGGCCGACCTCGACGCCGTCGAAGATTGCTGGGAAGAGCTGACCGCGTTGTTCGCCTCGGATCCGGGTACCCCACATCTCGATTCTGGAGATGTGGGTTCGCAGAAACTCCAGCCGGTCATCCCCGTCACCTACATGAACTCCTCGGCCGCGCTCAAGGCCTTCTGCGGACGCCACGGCGGCGTGGTCTGCACCTCGTCGAACGCGCGCTCCGTGCTGGAGTGGGCCTTCGCCCGCGGCCAGCGCGTGCTCTTCTTCCCCGATCAACACCTCGGCCGCAATACCGCCAAGGCCATGGGCATCTCGCTCGATCAGATGCCGCTCTGGAAGCCCGAAGTGGACCTCGGCGGCAACACCGAGCAGGCTCTTCGTGACAGTAAGGTCATCCTCTGGCACGGCTTCTGCTCCGTACACAAACGCTTCTCCGTCGAGCAGATCGCCATGGCCCGCCAGCGCCATCCCGGTGTGCGAGTCATCGTGCACCCCGAGTGCACGCTCGAGGTCGTCGAAGCCTCTGACGAAAACGGCTCCACCGACTACATCCGCAAGGCCATCGAAGCCGCGCCCGCAGGCAGCATCTTCGCCATCGGCACCGAGATCAACCTCGTGCAGCGCCTCGCGAACGACCACCCGGACAAGACGATCTTCTGCCTCGACTCCATCGTCTGCCCCTGCTCGACGATGTACCGCATCCACCCCAGCTATCTCGCGTGGGTGCTCGAAGCCTTCGAGCGCGGCGAAGTCCTCAACCGCATCACGGTTGACGAAGCCACCACCAGCGACGCGCGCATCGCGCTCGAACGCATGTTGGCCCTCGCCCCCGGAAAGCCTGTGAGCGCAGCATGA
- the fabG gene encoding 3-oxoacyl-[acyl-carrier-protein] reductase, translating to MSHLAGKVALVTGASQGIGRAIALDLAAQGATVALAARSEAKLADVAAEIAAAGGTARAYALDVASEDSIKAAAKQIIADLGTVHILVNNAGITKDGLALRMKLADFNDVLNTNLTGAFLLTQAVISAMMKNRWGRIINITSVVGETGAAGQVNYSASKAGMIGMTKSFAREFASRGITVNAVAPGFIETPMTHVLTDDQKTGILSQIPLARYGADSDIAAAVTFLASDNAGYITGHTLDVNGGMYMG from the coding sequence ATGAGCCATCTCGCTGGCAAAGTCGCCCTCGTCACCGGAGCCTCGCAAGGCATTGGCCGCGCCATCGCGCTCGACCTCGCAGCCCAGGGCGCGACCGTAGCGCTCGCCGCGCGCAGCGAAGCCAAGCTCGCCGACGTTGCCGCAGAGATCGCCGCCGCCGGTGGCACCGCCCGCGCCTACGCGCTCGACGTCGCCAGCGAAGACTCCATCAAGGCCGCCGCCAAGCAGATCATCGCCGACCTCGGCACCGTCCACATCCTCGTCAACAACGCCGGCATCACCAAGGACGGCCTCGCCCTCCGCATGAAGCTCGCCGACTTCAACGACGTGCTCAACACCAATCTCACTGGCGCCTTCCTGCTCACGCAGGCCGTCATCTCGGCCATGATGAAGAACCGCTGGGGCCGCATCATCAACATCACCTCTGTGGTGGGCGAAACCGGCGCCGCCGGTCAGGTCAACTACTCCGCTTCGAAGGCCGGCATGATCGGCATGACGAAGTCCTTCGCCCGCGAGTTCGCCTCGCGCGGCATCACGGTGAACGCGGTCGCCCCGGGCTTCATCGAAACCCCGATGACCCACGTCCTCACCGACGACCAGAAGACCGGCATCCTCTCGCAGATCCCGCTGGCCCGCTACGGCGCCGACTCCGACATCGCCGCCGCCGTCACCTTCCTCGCCAGCGACAACGCCGGCTACATCACCGGCCACACCCTCGACGTCAACGGCGGCATGTACATGGGGTAA
- a CDS encoding FMN-dependent NADH-azoreductase, which translates to MPQLLLIQASPRAEYSISRNLASRFTTAWQTAHPDGTVVERDIAAADLPYINLPWLGASLTPLERHTPEMTDVLKLSNTLVDELLAADHIAISTPVYNYNIPANLKSYIDHIVRKGRTLGATGEGLVRGKKTTVLMASGGVYTEGSPIRDRDIATLYLRLILKVIGIEDVTFIAGGGSKVVDLGEVPRETFLATFDEAINTAANL; encoded by the coding sequence ATGCCGCAACTCCTCCTCATTCAGGCCAGCCCGCGCGCCGAATATTCGATCTCCCGCAACCTCGCCAGCCGCTTCACCACCGCGTGGCAAACCGCGCACCCTGATGGCACCGTCGTCGAGCGCGACATCGCCGCAGCCGACCTGCCGTACATAAATCTGCCATGGCTTGGCGCGAGCCTCACGCCGCTCGAGCGCCATACGCCCGAGATGACCGACGTCCTCAAGCTCTCCAATACACTCGTCGACGAGCTGCTCGCCGCCGACCACATCGCCATCAGCACGCCGGTCTACAACTACAACATCCCCGCCAACCTGAAGTCCTACATCGACCACATCGTCCGCAAGGGCCGCACGCTCGGAGCCACGGGCGAAGGCCTCGTGCGCGGCAAAAAGACCACGGTGCTCATGGCCTCCGGCGGCGTCTACACCGAGGGCTCGCCGATCCGCGACCGCGACATCGCCACGCTCTACCTGAGGCTGATCCTGAAGGTCATCGGCATCGAGGACGTGACGTTCATCGCCGGCGGCGGCAGCAAAGTCGTCGACCTCGGCGAAGTCCCCCGCGAAACCTTCCTCGCCACCTTCGACGAAGCCATCAACACCGCCGCGAACCTGTAG
- a CDS encoding FAD-dependent thymidylate synthase codes for MPDNEFDELSSPENSTDVYAIYGAEPEVLAYAMAKYSRSALTMRESLAEISSQRAEQFLNTFYFQYGHRSIADLAHIPFAIERLSMLAAIALVDESRWDGQERSTRYQDFRRSGWYTPKLQGEERARYTASIEALFKSYDELSLGMFDALAKALPKPEEMREDQYKRTLKARAFDVARYLLPLSTNTSLGQIVNARTLETQVSRLLSSRLAEVRELGQKLRSAASSPAWNVQRDRLEQMAGEGIVPQEATTEILKDLMPEVRVAPTLVKYAEPNQYQMESRSELRQAAKELMGDQPIYGAPLVDLLDDDEDMEVEIATSLLYPYCHYSYRQLRGTVGAIGEKRRNEIIHLAARHRGKHDELLRGFQSGDGFRFDILMDIGGFRDMHRHRRCVQLIQDFTDLHGYEEPVCPGQPTLEEAGLAAAYKQSMDAAHLAYRDALASESPDAQANAAYLLPMGTRCRAMFKMDFAESLYIAELRSGIAGHYSYRRVAWEMYRAVARRHPALGELFRIQDVNVPVDLLQR; via the coding sequence ATGCCCGACAACGAATTCGACGAACTCTCCTCCCCCGAAAACTCGACCGACGTTTACGCCATCTACGGCGCAGAACCCGAAGTGCTCGCGTATGCGATGGCGAAGTATTCGCGCTCGGCGTTGACGATGCGCGAGTCGCTGGCGGAGATCAGCTCGCAGCGCGCGGAGCAGTTTCTCAACACCTTCTACTTCCAGTACGGGCATCGCTCGATTGCCGACCTCGCGCACATTCCGTTTGCGATCGAAAGGCTGTCGATGCTCGCGGCGATTGCGCTGGTGGACGAGTCTCGCTGGGATGGGCAGGAGCGCTCGACACGCTATCAGGACTTCCGCCGCTCGGGCTGGTATACGCCGAAGTTGCAGGGCGAAGAGCGTGCGCGTTACACCGCGTCGATTGAGGCGTTGTTCAAGTCTTACGATGAGCTGAGCCTTGGCATGTTTGATGCACTGGCGAAGGCGTTGCCGAAGCCTGAGGAGATGCGCGAGGACCAGTACAAGCGCACGCTGAAGGCGCGAGCGTTTGACGTGGCGCGGTACTTGTTGCCGCTCTCGACGAACACGTCGCTGGGGCAGATTGTGAACGCTCGCACGCTGGAGACGCAGGTGTCGCGTCTGTTGTCGAGCCGCCTGGCTGAGGTGCGCGAGTTGGGGCAGAAGCTGCGTTCGGCGGCAAGCTCGCCGGCGTGGAACGTGCAGCGTGATCGTCTGGAGCAGATGGCGGGCGAGGGCATTGTGCCGCAGGAAGCGACGACGGAGATTCTGAAGGACCTGATGCCCGAGGTGCGTGTCGCTCCGACGCTGGTGAAGTATGCGGAGCCGAACCAGTATCAGATGGAGTCGCGCAGTGAGCTGCGCCAGGCGGCGAAGGAGTTGATGGGCGATCAGCCGATCTACGGCGCGCCGCTGGTGGACCTGCTGGACGATGACGAGGACATGGAGGTCGAGATCGCGACCTCGCTGCTGTATCCGTATTGCCACTACTCGTACCGCCAGTTGCGCGGCACGGTGGGCGCGATCGGCGAGAAGCGGCGCAACGAGATTATTCATCTGGCGGCGCGGCATCGTGGCAAGCATGATGAGTTGCTGCGCGGCTTCCAGTCGGGCGATGGGTTCCGCTTCGACATTCTGATGGACATTGGCGGCTTCCGCGACATGCATCGCCACCGTCGCTGCGTGCAGTTGATTCAGGATTTCACGGACCTGCATGGCTACGAAGAGCCGGTGTGCCCGGGGCAGCCGACGCTGGAAGAAGCAGGGCTGGCGGCGGCGTACAAGCAGTCGATGGATGCGGCGCACCTGGCGTACCGCGACGCGCTGGCGAGCGAAAGCCCGGATGCGCAGGCGAACGCGGCGTATCTGTTGCCGATGGGCACGCGCTGTCGCGCGATGTTCAAGATGGACTTCGCGGAGTCGCTGTATATCGCCGAGCTGCGTTCGGGGATCGCGGGGCACTACAGCTATCGCCGCGTGGCGTGGGAGATGTATCGCGCGGTGGCGCGCAGGCATCCGGCGCTGGGTGAGTTGTTCCGGATTCAGGATGTGAATGTGCCGGTGGATCTGTTGCAGCGGTGA
- a CDS encoding Orn/Lys/Arg family decarboxylase — protein MSDKRWVLLIASEVGRTDSVSDRAMERLVDAIGDEGYEVVRTTSPEDGISLVNSDPSYSAILLDWDLETNSQFEERAALDIIRGVRHRNKKVPIFLIADRTLVSELPLEVVKQVHEYIHLFGDTPAFIASRLDTAIERYHEQLLPPYFRELVKYNDQSAYSWDAPGHMGGVAFLKHPVGQEFHRFFGENLLRSDLGISSAPLGSWLDHIGPPGDSERNAARIFGADWTFYVLGGSSTSNQIVGHGVIAQDDIVLADANCHKSICHSLTVTGARPVYFKPTRNGYGMIGLVPLKRFTPESVQELIKRSPFAPGAHSQQPTYAVITNSTYDGLCYNVDQVVEQLRDSVHRVHFDEAWYAYAKFHPIYRSRYAMGVPEEMENRPTLFSVQSTHKMLAAFSMGSMVHVKLSDTDPLDFHQFNEAFMMHGTTSPFYPLIASLDVAAAMMDEPAGPTLMDETLADAISFRQAMSSVARRLLLETDNGPTWFFDVYQPEHVIDPATGESILFEDAEDELLATEPSCWLVKGDDEWHGFTGLDSPDDYCMLDPAKVTILTPGVNAQGVMGDWGIPGAILTEFLDSRHVEIARTGDYTVLVLFSIGTSKGKWGSLLENLFEFKRLYDTDAMLDEALPELVQKFPHRYRNLSLKELSDEMHEAMIELNLAGLVNAACDEDFDPVLTPAQTYQKLVRHETERVPFSEMAGRIAAVMLVPYPPGIPMSMPGERFGGPKSPVMQLILAMEEFGKRFPGFEREVHGIEVEEDGSYWMRAVIEDDKPAKKPTKRKTETTETIEANRLPSRPVRRSTE, from the coding sequence ATGAGCGACAAGCGTTGGGTTTTGTTGATTGCAAGTGAAGTTGGCCGTACCGATTCGGTCTCCGATCGTGCCATGGAGCGTCTCGTCGACGCCATCGGCGACGAAGGCTACGAGGTCGTCCGTACCACCTCGCCCGAAGACGGCATTTCGCTCGTCAACTCCGACCCCAGCTACTCGGCCATCCTGCTCGACTGGGACCTCGAGACCAACTCGCAGTTTGAAGAACGCGCCGCGCTCGACATCATCCGCGGCGTGCGTCACCGCAACAAGAAGGTGCCGATCTTCCTCATCGCCGACCGCACCCTCGTCTCCGAGCTTCCGCTCGAAGTCGTCAAGCAGGTCCACGAGTACATCCACCTCTTCGGCGACACGCCGGCCTTCATCGCCTCGCGTCTCGACACCGCCATCGAGCGTTACCACGAGCAGCTTCTGCCGCCGTACTTCCGCGAACTTGTGAAGTACAACGACCAGTCCGCCTACAGCTGGGACGCGCCCGGCCACATGGGCGGCGTCGCGTTCCTCAAGCACCCCGTCGGGCAGGAGTTCCACCGCTTCTTCGGCGAGAACCTTCTCCGCTCCGATCTCGGCATCTCGTCTGCACCGCTCGGCTCGTGGCTCGACCACATCGGGCCTCCGGGCGACTCGGAGCGCAACGCCGCGCGCATCTTCGGCGCCGACTGGACCTTCTACGTCCTCGGCGGCTCGAGCACCTCGAACCAGATCGTCGGCCACGGCGTCATCGCGCAGGACGACATCGTCCTCGCCGACGCGAACTGCCACAAGAGCATCTGTCACTCGCTCACCGTCACCGGCGCGCGCCCCGTCTACTTCAAGCCCACGCGCAACGGCTACGGCATGATCGGCCTCGTGCCGCTCAAGCGCTTCACGCCGGAGTCCGTGCAGGAGCTGATCAAGCGCAGCCCGTTTGCTCCCGGCGCGCACTCGCAGCAGCCCACCTACGCGGTCATCACGAACTCCACCTACGACGGCCTCTGCTACAACGTCGATCAGGTCGTTGAGCAGCTCCGTGACTCTGTGCACCGCGTGCACTTCGACGAAGCCTGGTACGCCTACGCGAAGTTCCACCCCATCTATCGTTCGCGCTACGCCATGGGCGTGCCCGAAGAGATGGAGAACCGCCCGACGCTCTTCTCCGTGCAGTCCACGCACAAGATGCTCGCGGCGTTCTCGATGGGTTCGATGGTGCACGTCAAGCTTTCAGACACCGACCCGCTTGACTTCCACCAGTTCAACGAAGCCTTCATGATGCACGGCACCACCTCGCCGTTCTATCCGCTCATCGCCTCGCTGGACGTCGCCGCTGCCATGATGGACGAGCCCGCCGGACCCACCCTCATGGACGAAACCCTGGCCGACGCGATCAGCTTCCGCCAGGCCATGAGCTCCGTCGCGCGCCGCCTGCTGCTCGAAACCGACAACGGCCCCACGTGGTTCTTCGACGTCTATCAGCCCGAGCACGTCATCGACCCCGCCACCGGCGAGAGCATCCTCTTCGAGGATGCCGAGGACGAACTGCTCGCCACCGAGCCCTCCTGCTGGCTCGTGAAGGGCGACGACGAATGGCACGGCTTCACCGGCCTCGACTCACCCGACGATTACTGCATGTTGGACCCGGCGAAGGTGACCATCCTCACGCCCGGCGTCAACGCACAGGGCGTCATGGGCGACTGGGGCATCCCCGGCGCCATCCTCACGGAGTTCCTCGACAGCCGCCACGTAGAAATCGCCCGCACCGGCGACTACACCGTGCTCGTGCTCTTCTCCATCGGCACCTCGAAGGGCAAGTGGGGCTCGCTGCTTGAAAACCTCTTCGAGTTCAAACGCCTCTACGACACCGACGCGATGCTCGACGAAGCGCTGCCCGAGCTCGTGCAGAAGTTCCCGCACCGCTACCGCAACCTCTCGCTCAAGGAACTCTCCGACGAGATGCACGAGGCGATGATCGAGCTGAACCTCGCAGGCCTCGTCAACGCAGCCTGCGACGAAGACTTCGACCCCGTCCTCACGCCCGCGCAGACCTACCAGAAGCTCGTCCGCCACGAAACCGAACGCGTCCCGTTCAGTGAAATGGCCGGCCGCATCGCCGCCGTGATGCTCGTGCCCTACCCGCCGGGAATCCCGATGTCTATGCCCGGCGAACGCTTCGGCGGACCGAAGTCACCGGTGATGCAACTCATCCTCGCGATGGAGGAGTTCGGCAAGCGCTTCCCCGGCTTCGAACGCGAAGTCCACGGCATCGAGGTCGAAGAAGACGGCAGCTACTGGATGCGCGCGGTCATCGAAGACGACAAGCCCGCAAAGAAGCCGACGAAGCGCAAGACCGAGACGACGGAGACGATCGAAGCCAATCGCCTGCCCAGCCGCCCGGTCCGTCGCTCGACCGAGTGA
- a CDS encoding DUF262 domain-containing protein, which yields MQITFDRKTVNTCLQQKFVLPTYQRDYKWEYKHLEDLLNDVQEAFLSARKPGDGRRDVLGYEPYFLGTIITTPVEKGGKAIVDGQQRITTLSMLLCWAQRFSRKSPDSGISSLEQPIRRRVAGESEFNLDMDAPRKKLFELLIDGPLDIDDLAANVDSIPNKDSGTLQLWELFQKIDVLMANEIIDTTLLPQFFDYLTECVYLFEIGVPREQDGHKVFVTMNDRGLKLSPIDLLKGFLLSSIHNDGDNRKAHEIWTKSMKKLKDLGSDEDSNFFKTWIRSKYAKTIRGKKSGDSPGDFEVVGDSYHRWLMDRKEEVPLSNSDDFSNLITESLPYYVDLYVQIKLAERTATDDLPHVYYNGARGLTLQAMVILSSVRKDDTQTVAAKKIRAISFYLDYLATVRILNGKENTYDNIRDIIFDVAKQVRDLPLTDLKSKLHQLIVAEKDQLDSIKLATYDKLKRQDLLHLLSRLTNELEESMELGTAVGFAAYIDRTKNDKTFDVEHLLPNAFEKVNEELKAASRLPFTSKSEFETVRNSIGGLILLPRGRNRSMKDMDYTMKLARYSNENILAQTLTQSFYLNQPNWTKFSQTSGVSCDHIPIADAAAIALRSEFYFALAKQIWGVDQLEECFN from the coding sequence ATGCAAATTACGTTCGACCGAAAAACGGTAAATACTTGTCTACAGCAAAAGTTTGTCCTGCCGACATACCAGAGGGATTACAAATGGGAATATAAGCATCTCGAGGATCTCCTAAACGATGTCCAAGAAGCATTCCTCTCGGCGCGAAAGCCAGGCGACGGAAGACGGGACGTTCTCGGGTATGAACCTTATTTTCTCGGCACGATAATTACGACTCCAGTCGAAAAGGGTGGCAAGGCCATTGTAGATGGCCAGCAGCGGATAACGACGTTAAGCATGCTCCTGTGCTGGGCTCAACGCTTCTCGCGCAAGTCACCGGATTCTGGCATCTCATCGCTAGAACAGCCGATCAGGAGGCGGGTCGCAGGTGAAAGTGAGTTCAATCTAGATATGGATGCACCTCGGAAGAAGCTCTTCGAGTTGCTCATCGACGGACCGCTTGACATCGACGATTTAGCAGCCAACGTGGATTCAATTCCGAACAAAGATTCTGGAACGCTGCAACTCTGGGAGCTCTTTCAAAAAATTGATGTCCTAATGGCAAACGAAATCATCGACACTACATTACTACCGCAATTCTTTGACTATCTAACCGAATGCGTCTACCTCTTCGAAATCGGTGTTCCCCGAGAGCAGGACGGTCATAAGGTTTTCGTGACCATGAATGATCGCGGACTAAAGCTCAGCCCGATAGATCTACTGAAGGGATTTTTGCTATCTAGCATCCATAACGACGGAGACAACCGTAAAGCTCATGAGATCTGGACCAAGTCCATGAAGAAACTCAAGGATTTGGGCAGTGACGAAGATTCTAACTTCTTCAAGACGTGGATTCGATCTAAATATGCCAAAACCATCCGCGGCAAGAAGAGCGGCGATTCTCCGGGAGACTTTGAGGTAGTGGGCGATAGTTATCATAGGTGGCTTATGGATCGCAAAGAAGAAGTGCCCCTCTCCAACAGTGACGACTTCTCAAATTTAATTACGGAATCATTACCCTACTACGTAGACTTGTACGTTCAGATAAAGCTTGCGGAGCGCACAGCAACCGACGACCTGCCACACGTTTATTACAACGGAGCGCGGGGTTTAACACTTCAAGCCATGGTGATACTGAGTTCTGTCAGGAAAGACGATACTCAGACGGTTGCAGCGAAGAAGATTAGAGCGATTAGCTTCTACTTGGATTATCTCGCTACCGTTCGCATATTGAACGGCAAAGAGAACACATATGACAACATTCGCGACATCATTTTCGACGTTGCCAAGCAAGTACGGGACCTGCCGCTAACCGATCTGAAATCTAAGCTCCATCAGCTTATCGTCGCCGAAAAAGACCAGTTGGACTCAATCAAGCTTGCTACTTATGACAAATTGAAGCGCCAAGATCTGCTTCATCTCCTGTCGCGTCTGACCAATGAACTTGAAGAGAGTATGGAATTAGGAACAGCAGTTGGCTTTGCCGCGTACATTGACAGAACGAAGAATGACAAAACGTTTGACGTAGAACATCTCTTGCCGAACGCTTTTGAAAAGGTCAATGAAGAGCTGAAAGCCGCGAGCAGATTACCTTTTACATCCAAATCAGAATTTGAGACTGTTCGAAATTCGATAGGCGGCCTCATCCTGCTTCCACGCGGAAGAAATCGTTCTATGAAAGACATGGATTACACGATGAAGCTGGCCCGGTATTCTAATGAGAATATTCTCGCTCAGACTCTCACTCAGTCCTTCTATCTGAACCAGCCCAACTGGACAAAGTTTTCGCAGACGAGCGGAGTATCCTGTGACCATATCCCGATTGCGGACGCGGCGGCAATCGCACTCCGGAGCGAGTTCTACTTTGCTCTTGCTAAGCAAATTTGGGGTGTTGACCAACTGGAAGAATGCTTCAACTGA
- a CDS encoding TetR/AcrR family transcriptional regulator yields the protein MRSTASTPAEEKRGPGRPRGFDRETALRAVLLLFWKHGFDGTSYTDLTEATGMSKPTLYATFGDKIELFRQAMVMYAEESIAIYKEALDQPTAREAVEACLLLARGLQPKGEEPQVCFLVQGALTGSADTAALRAELSAMQREATRMLKQRLDRGKRKGELPVDTNTAALAEYFSSVVTGLSVQAANGAAPKDLNRVIELAMTAWPGKHS from the coding sequence ATGCGATCGACCGCATCAACACCGGCAGAGGAAAAGCGCGGCCCCGGTCGCCCTCGCGGCTTCGACCGCGAAACCGCCCTGCGCGCCGTGCTGCTGCTCTTTTGGAAGCACGGTTTCGACGGCACCTCCTACACCGACCTCACCGAGGCCACCGGCATGAGCAAACCGACGCTCTACGCCACCTTTGGCGACAAAATCGAGCTTTTCCGCCAGGCGATGGTGATGTACGCCGAGGAGTCCATTGCCATCTACAAGGAGGCGCTCGACCAGCCGACAGCGCGCGAAGCCGTCGAGGCCTGCCTGCTGCTCGCACGCGGCCTTCAGCCCAAAGGCGAAGAGCCGCAGGTCTGCTTCCTCGTGCAGGGCGCACTCACCGGCAGCGCCGACACTGCGGCCCTGCGCGCCGAACTCTCCGCCATGCAGCGCGAGGCGACGCGCATGTTGAAGCAGCGGCTTGATCGCGGAAAGCGCAAAGGCGAACTCCCCGTTGACACCAACACCGCCGCGCTCGCGGAATACTTCAGCTCCGTCGTCACCGGCCTCTCCGTGCAAGCCGCCAACGGCGCCGCCCCGAAGGACCTCAACCGCGTCATCGAATTAGCGATGACCGCATGGCCCGGCAAGCACTCGTAG
- a CDS encoding winged helix-turn-helix transcriptional regulator — MSETNISVPLAPLPPRSCKGLTDVLASVGDKWTIRVVGELARGSLRYNELQRRVGGISQRMLTLTLKRLEVDGIVTRTLFPSVPPRVDYELTELGQTLRAALLPLSQWAAKNRQAIEANRERAGK; from the coding sequence TTGAGCGAAACGAACATTTCTGTGCCTCTGGCGCCGCTGCCGCCGAGGAGTTGCAAGGGCCTGACGGATGTACTGGCGAGCGTCGGCGACAAGTGGACGATCCGTGTTGTGGGCGAGTTGGCGCGCGGTTCGCTGCGCTACAACGAGCTGCAGCGGCGCGTCGGCGGCATCTCGCAGCGGATGTTGACGCTGACCCTGAAGCGGCTTGAGGTAGATGGAATTGTGACGAGGACGCTGTTTCCGAGCGTACCGCCGCGGGTGGACTACGAGTTGACGGAGTTGGGCCAGACGCTGCGCGCGGCGCTGCTGCCGCTCTCGCAATGGGCGGCGAAAAATCGGCAGGCGATTGAGGCGAACCGCGAGCGCGCCGGCAAATAA